The following proteins come from a genomic window of Thiothrix winogradskyi:
- a CDS encoding zinc ABC transporter substrate-binding protein, which translates to MLRILTILLLLCLPVLQSCQVEPPAKPVIVSTIKPIHALVYAIAGGENSPLEIRQLLPDGASPHHYALKPSDMRTLETARVVFRIGSGLETFLDKPLATAIPTRAVITFADTTGIQALGSRHQHGDDHAGHAANSADLHLWLNPVNAIAMSREIARALSAADSAHQADYLANAQQLIAQIEATDARIRQQLAPLSQQPYLSFHDAWQHFDTHYGLNFAGAVTLDISRLPGARHVQDIRKIIEEKRAVCLFQEPQFSPAMVKTLVEGSNIRLGELDPLGMELTLDKDTYPTLLQTAADSFQQCLGGKAAQ; encoded by the coding sequence ATGCTGCGTATTCTAACGATTTTGCTGCTGTTATGCTTACCCGTTTTGCAGTCATGCCAAGTGGAACCACCCGCCAAACCCGTAATTGTCAGCACCATCAAACCCATTCACGCGCTGGTGTACGCGATTGCTGGCGGCGAAAATAGCCCATTGGAAATCCGTCAACTGTTGCCCGATGGCGCATCCCCACACCATTACGCCCTCAAACCGTCGGACATGCGCACGCTGGAAACGGCTCGCGTGGTATTCCGCATCGGCAGTGGGCTGGAAACATTTCTCGACAAACCGTTAGCGACCGCCATCCCCACCAGAGCGGTGATTACCTTTGCGGACACAACGGGCATTCAAGCACTTGGCTCGCGCCATCAACACGGCGATGACCACGCGGGACACGCCGCAAACAGCGCCGATCTGCACTTATGGTTAAACCCGGTGAATGCCATTGCCATGAGCCGGGAAATTGCCCGCGCCCTGAGTGCCGCCGATAGCGCCCACCAAGCCGACTATCTCGCCAATGCCCAGCAACTGATTGCGCAAATTGAAGCCACCGATGCGCGTATCCGTCAACAACTTGCCCCGTTAAGCCAACAACCTTACCTGAGCTTTCACGATGCTTGGCAACACTTTGACACCCATTACGGCTTGAATTTTGCGGGTGCGGTGACGCTGGATATTTCCCGCTTGCCGGGTGCACGCCATGTACAGGATATTCGCAAGATTATTGAGGAAAAACGGGCAGTTTGCTTGTTTCAAGAGCCGCAGTTTTCACCTGCTATGGTCAAAACCTTGGTGGAAGGTAGCAACATTCGCCTTGGCGAACTCGACCCCTTGGGAATGGAATTAACGCTGGATAAAGACACCTACCCGACGTTACTGCAAACCGCAGCGGATAGTTTTCAGCAATGCCTCGGCGGAAAAGCCGCTCAGTAA
- the znuC gene encoding zinc ABC transporter ATP-binding protein ZnuC → MSTTQTVLAKLSHIGLNFGQRVILHDVSLEVYPESVLTLIGPNGAGKSTVLKILLGLQAPERGTVWRMPGLRVGYVPQKFHLDRLLPLTVARFIGLNLPRHNAAAVRESAVEVGVEDLLPQAVQSLSGGELQRVLLARALLNKPQLLVLDEPGQGVDVTGLSDLYQLINRLKLVHGYGVLMVSHDLHLVMAATDQVLCLNQHICCSGQPEAVSRHPEYLRLFGDLRPAGLAVYTHHHDHQHDMHGCIVPLPAAQQEHKHG, encoded by the coding sequence ATGTCCACCACACAAACTGTATTAGCAAAGTTATCGCACATCGGCTTGAACTTCGGACAACGGGTGATTTTGCACGATGTTAGCCTCGAAGTGTACCCGGAAAGTGTGTTGACCTTAATTGGCCCCAATGGTGCGGGTAAATCCACCGTGCTGAAAATCTTGCTGGGTTTGCAAGCACCTGAGCGTGGCACGGTGTGGCGAATGCCGGGGTTGCGCGTGGGGTATGTGCCGCAAAAATTTCACCTTGATCGTTTGTTACCGCTGACGGTGGCGCGTTTTATTGGTTTGAATTTGCCCCGGCATAATGCCGCTGCGGTGCGCGAAAGTGCGGTGGAGGTTGGGGTTGAGGATTTACTGCCACAAGCGGTGCAATCGCTTTCCGGTGGGGAATTACAGCGGGTGTTGCTGGCGCGGGCATTGCTGAATAAACCGCAATTGCTGGTGTTGGATGAGCCGGGGCAAGGGGTCGATGTGACTGGGTTGAGTGATTTGTACCAGCTTATCAACCGCTTGAAACTGGTACACGGGTACGGGGTACTGATGGTGTCGCACGATTTGCATCTAGTGATGGCGGCAACCGATCAGGTGTTGTGCTTGAATCAGCATATTTGCTGTTCGGGGCAGCCGGAAGCGGTGTCGCGCCACCCCGAATATTTACGTCTGTTTGGGGATTTGCGCCCGGCGGGTTTGGCGGTTTACACCCACCATCATGACCATCAGCACGATATGCACGGGTGCATTGTGCCATTGCCAGCCGCTCAGCAGGAACATAAGCATGGATGA
- a CDS encoding iron chelate uptake ABC transporter family permease subunit, translating into MDDFITRALLAGLAVVLMSGLLGVFLLWRRMAYFGDTLSHSALLGVALGLMTGMSLNLWVIAVCVVVALLMLYVQHNPALGSDTLLSIIGHSALALGTVALTFLPNVRVDLMAYLFGDILAVTHSDIVLTWSLALVVVGVMVWIWRPLLSLSVHAELAQVEGVKVWRISAVYMLLIALMVAVAMKVVGVLLLTALLIIPAATARRLARTPEQMALFAVVVGVCALLAGMGLSLQLDTPTGPSIVVSASILFLLVQLMPQRGA; encoded by the coding sequence ATGGATGATTTTATCACACGGGCGCTACTCGCGGGCTTGGCGGTGGTGTTGATGAGCGGTTTGCTGGGCGTATTCCTGTTGTGGCGGCGCATGGCGTATTTTGGCGATACCTTGTCGCACTCGGCGCTATTGGGTGTGGCATTGGGCTTGATGACAGGCATGAGCTTGAATCTGTGGGTGATTGCGGTGTGTGTGGTCGTGGCGTTGCTGATGTTGTATGTGCAACATAATCCCGCCTTAGGCAGTGATACCTTGCTGAGTATTATTGGTCACAGTGCATTGGCGTTGGGTACGGTGGCGTTGACATTCCTACCAAATGTCAGGGTTGATCTCATGGCGTATCTGTTTGGTGATATTCTCGCAGTAACGCACTCGGATATTGTATTGACTTGGAGTTTGGCGTTAGTGGTCGTCGGAGTCATGGTGTGGATTTGGCGACCGCTGTTGTCCCTGAGTGTCCACGCGGAATTGGCGCAAGTGGAGGGGGTGAAGGTTTGGCGGATCAGTGCGGTTTACATGCTGTTGATTGCGTTAATGGTGGCGGTGGCGATGAAGGTCGTGGGCGTGTTGCTGTTGACGGCTTTGCTGATTATTCCGGCGGCAACGGCGCGGCGTTTGGCGCGTACCCCGGAACAAATGGCACTGTTTGCTGTGGTGGTCGGGGTGTGTGCATTACTGGCTGGCATGGGGCTTTCCTTGCAATTGGATACCCCGACTGGCCCTAGTATTGTGGTATCCGCGAGTATTTTGTTCTTGTTGGTGCAGCTCATGCCTCAACGTGGCGCATGA
- the coaD gene encoding pantetheine-phosphate adenylyltransferase, whose amino-acid sequence MEITAVYPGTFDPITKGHLDLIKRASKLCARVVVGVASNPKKKPLFSLEERVAMIQHELVEQHLDTQVTVRGFEGLLVDFAREQNARVLIRGMRAVSDFEFEFQLASMNRSLAPDVESVFLMPGESFSFISSTLVKEVAILNGDVSRFVAPHVLAELKHKIVQIRSERGLN is encoded by the coding sequence ATGGAAATTACCGCTGTCTATCCGGGGACGTTTGACCCGATCACCAAAGGGCATCTTGATTTGATCAAGCGTGCCAGCAAGTTGTGCGCGCGGGTGGTGGTGGGGGTGGCATCCAACCCTAAAAAGAAACCGCTATTTTCCTTAGAAGAGCGCGTTGCCATGATTCAGCACGAATTGGTCGAGCAACATCTGGATACGCAGGTAACAGTGAGAGGCTTTGAGGGGTTGCTGGTCGATTTTGCGCGTGAACAGAATGCACGGGTTTTGATCCGGGGGATGCGGGCGGTTTCCGATTTCGAGTTTGAATTCCAGTTAGCCAGCATGAATCGCAGCCTTGCGCCGGACGTGGAGTCGGTGTTTTTAATGCCGGGTGAAAGTTTCTCTTTCATTTCGTCGACCTTGGTGAAGGAAGTGGCAATCTTGAATGGCGATGTGTCGCGCTTTGTGGCACCGCATGTGCTGGCGGAACTGAAGCACAAAATAGTACAAATTCGCAGTGAGCGTGGGTTGAACTAG
- a CDS encoding YfhL family 4Fe-4S dicluster ferredoxin, whose amino-acid sequence MALMITDECINCDVCEPECPNNAISAGDEIYVIDPKRCTECVGHYDEPQCVSVCPVDCIPLDPDHKESKEQLQLKYQALMAES is encoded by the coding sequence ATGGCATTGATGATTACTGACGAATGCATTAACTGCGATGTTTGCGAGCCAGAGTGCCCGAATAACGCCATTTCCGCCGGTGATGAAATTTATGTGATTGACCCGAAACGTTGCACCGAATGCGTCGGGCATTACGATGAGCCGCAATGTGTGTCGGTGTGTCCGGTGGATTGCATTCCGCTTGACCCTGATCACAAGGAATCCAAAGAACAGTTACAGTTAAAGTATCAGGCATTGATGGCTGAAAGCTAA
- a CDS encoding cytochrome-c peroxidase, with translation MKYLACLLLLTALLGMSGSHNTNRQWTAAELAKLQSLTLANLPPVTDPSNRFAQHPQALALGRDLFFDRRLSRNGKIACATCHQPNKAFSDGKPVAVALATGTRNTPALLGVAHQDWFFWDGRKDSLWSQALEPLENPAEHGLTRTELVHFLLADAHYQPQYQALLGNIATADTLQQPPTAASPQGDLAQLQAWKQMPQAQREQIDAVFAATGKFLATYVSSLNLAPNKLDTLTQHPAALTPSESAGAKLFIGKAQCILCHSGALLSNQTFQNIGTGIPGKDSGRAAVLDTLRTDRFNCQGKHSDAPVETCTELQFLTRSRHAVSGAFKVPSLRNVAQTAPYFHDGRFATLEQVIDYYTQAAQPNTKDGNDLPLIQLDATEIQQLVAFLNVL, from the coding sequence ATGAAATACCTTGCCTGCTTACTATTGCTGACAGCGTTGCTAGGCATGAGCGGTAGCCACAACACCAACCGGCAATGGACGGCAGCAGAACTCGCCAAGCTGCAATCCCTTACGTTGGCAAACTTACCTCCGGTAACTGACCCCAGCAACCGCTTTGCGCAACACCCACAAGCACTGGCACTGGGGCGTGACTTGTTTTTCGACCGCCGTCTGAGTCGTAATGGCAAGATTGCCTGCGCCACCTGTCACCAGCCGAATAAAGCTTTCAGTGATGGCAAACCGGTAGCCGTCGCCTTGGCAACCGGCACACGCAACACCCCCGCCCTGCTCGGTGTTGCCCATCAAGACTGGTTTTTCTGGGACGGGCGCAAAGACAGCCTCTGGTCACAAGCCTTAGAACCGCTGGAAAACCCCGCCGAACACGGCTTAACCCGCACCGAACTAGTGCATTTTCTGCTCGCCGACGCGCACTATCAGCCCCAATACCAAGCCTTACTGGGAAATATTGCAACAGCGGATACGCTCCAACAGCCGCCTACAGCCGCCTCACCCCAAGGTGATTTGGCACAATTACAAGCATGGAAACAGATGCCACAAGCCCAACGGGAACAGATTGACGCCGTATTCGCTGCCACGGGCAAATTCCTCGCCACTTATGTCAGCAGCCTCAACCTTGCCCCGAATAAGCTGGACACCCTCACCCAGCACCCCGCCGCACTCACCCCTAGCGAAAGTGCCGGAGCAAAACTGTTTATCGGCAAAGCACAATGCATCCTCTGCCATTCCGGTGCCTTGCTTAGCAACCAAACCTTCCAAAATATCGGCACGGGTATTCCCGGTAAAGACAGCGGACGCGCTGCCGTGCTGGATACGCTGCGCACCGACCGCTTCAATTGCCAAGGCAAACACAGCGACGCACCAGTGGAAACCTGTACCGAACTGCAATTCCTGACCCGCAGCCGCCATGCCGTCAGTGGCGCGTTTAAAGTACCGAGCTTGCGCAACGTGGCACAGACTGCGCCTTATTTTCATGACGGACGCTTCGCCACTTTAGAACAAGTCATCGACTACTACACGCAAGCCGCGCAACCCAACACGAAAGACGGCAACGACCTCCCCCTCATTCAGCTCGACGCTACCGAAATACAACAACTGGTCGCATTTCTTAACGTGTTATAG
- a CDS encoding META domain-containing protein: protein MLKAFFSSLAGQLVGVLVLLSIISACSFDAKEPAPSITLANTSWVLKTLDGKPVTTDRLPTIQFDDTRMNGYSGCNQFFGNYTSSNDGIFTTSAVGATKMACLDDKNAVEQQFFAQLEKANKYSVTREQLHLLDNGRNILMVFNAEKPVPDKTK from the coding sequence ATGCTTAAGGCATTTTTTTCCTCATTGGCAGGACAACTCGTCGGCGTATTGGTGCTGTTGAGCATCATTTCCGCTTGTAGCTTTGACGCTAAAGAACCTGCGCCCAGTATCACGTTGGCGAATACTAGCTGGGTCTTGAAAACCTTGGATGGCAAACCCGTCACCACTGACCGATTACCCACGATTCAGTTTGATGACACGCGCATGAATGGCTATTCCGGTTGCAACCAGTTTTTCGGGAATTACACCAGCAGCAATGATGGCATTTTCACCACCAGTGCGGTAGGCGCAACCAAAATGGCTTGTCTTGATGACAAAAATGCCGTGGAACAACAATTTTTCGCCCAGTTGGAAAAGGCAAACAAATATTCTGTCACCCGCGAGCAACTCCATCTTTTGGATAACGGGCGCAATATTTTGATGGTTTTTAATGCAGAAAAACCCGTGCCCGACAAGACAAAATAA
- a CDS encoding HugZ family protein yields the protein MSKNPEEILGQLLKRAKTLQMATLDAVGEPSISYAPFVQDDAGNFYIFVSRLSSHTQEILQHPQLSVLLIEDEQEARQIFARTRVTYRCVAEVVAREAAEYAPLLDAMEVRFGNVVGLLRGLGDFVMFRLVPQSGRFVMGFGQAFVLAGAGLRELQNIGPGQA from the coding sequence ATGAGCAAGAACCCTGAGGAAATACTGGGGCAACTACTGAAACGTGCAAAAACCCTGCAAATGGCGACCTTGGATGCCGTGGGTGAGCCTTCGATCAGTTATGCGCCATTCGTGCAGGACGACGCGGGTAATTTCTATATTTTCGTGAGTCGGCTATCCAGCCATACGCAGGAAATTCTACAACACCCGCAACTTTCCGTGTTGCTGATTGAGGATGAGCAAGAGGCGCGGCAAATTTTTGCACGTACTCGTGTGACTTACCGCTGTGTGGCGGAGGTCGTGGCGCGGGAAGCGGCGGAATATGCACCGCTATTGGATGCGATGGAGGTGCGGTTTGGGAATGTGGTGGGTTTGCTGCGTGGCTTGGGGGATTTCGTGATGTTTCGGCTGGTTCCACAATCTGGGCGCTTCGTGATGGGTTTTGGGCAGGCGTTTGTGCTGGCGGGGGCTGGCTTGCGTGAGTTGCAGAACATCGGGCCGGGGCAAGCGTGA
- a CDS encoding ElyC/SanA/YdcF family protein, translated as MNIDLFLFKKLVSNAIMPLSLCVLLLLIGLVLLWFTHRQKTGKVLVTAGSVLLLAVSYGWGFAPALKALEHEYPPVTAVVGDAKWVAVLGGGTFSDAAIPLHARLSEASLGRLVEGIRLYRQLPGATLLVSGGRVFGSGSDAESMREMAVSLGVNPADIRVDEESPDTETQAVIIRQMVGDDTVLLVTSASHMPRAVGLFRLAGVNVVPAPAHYLAQTNAGWQPADLFPDSDNVLMARRVAYEYMGIVWAKLRGLL; from the coding sequence GTGAATATTGATTTGTTTTTGTTCAAAAAACTGGTGTCTAACGCCATTATGCCGCTGTCGTTGTGTGTGTTGCTGCTGCTGATCGGTTTGGTGCTGTTGTGGTTTACGCACCGGCAGAAAACCGGCAAGGTTTTGGTCACGGCGGGTTCGGTATTGTTGCTGGCTGTGAGCTATGGTTGGGGGTTTGCGCCTGCTTTGAAAGCGTTGGAGCATGAATATCCACCCGTGACTGCTGTGGTGGGGGATGCTAAATGGGTCGCGGTGCTGGGTGGCGGTACATTTTCTGATGCGGCAATTCCGCTCCATGCGCGTTTGAGTGAGGCATCGTTAGGGCGTTTGGTGGAGGGCATTCGTTTGTATCGGCAACTGCCGGGGGCGACATTATTGGTTTCCGGCGGGCGCGTGTTTGGCTCTGGTTCGGATGCGGAATCCATGCGTGAAATGGCTGTGTCACTGGGGGTGAATCCGGCGGATATTCGGGTGGATGAGGAGTCGCCGGATACTGAAACCCAAGCAGTCATTATTCGGCAAATGGTGGGTGATGACACAGTGCTGCTCGTAACATCAGCTTCGCATATGCCGCGTGCAGTGGGTTTGTTCAGGTTGGCGGGGGTGAATGTCGTGCCTGCGCCAGCCCATTATCTCGCGCAAACGAATGCAGGGTGGCAACCGGCTGATCTATTCCCTGATAGTGATAATGTGCTGATGGCGCGACGGGTGGCGTATGAGTACATGGGGATTGTGTGGGCGAAGTTGCGGGGGCTGTTGTAA